The Caenorhabditis elegans chromosome II genome has a segment encoding these proteins:
- the pho-10 gene encoding Putative acid phosphatase 10 (Partially confirmed by transcript evidence), with protein MFLSLFCVIIVAVGCSSKDGNVKLEFVQAMWRHGERSALADLYPIYEKDWVFGGGGLGELTGRGMGEMNNLGRLIRERYVRKFNFLEPKYASKEVYFRSTNLNRTIISAMSLLYGLFPPSLYDIPNVDYPFTPLKWLPGLAFVPVHVDGSDQCAASQNCPCPRYDFLQQQMLTLPEVQQAFQQVILLNRQIAPLYNVTTGVDTFYVYPDTWKCQRAYFNKTMYDKLPWYNEQLYSKAEITYAPIKGFLEGSFSQPAVTSNGLDVAFEIQQVRSGVMINEIVSRASEKLNCVERGQNCTSYLNKLKFYGYSIHDNNVYAVLVALGIPHISATEDGWPSYAAAIFFEFYRNSQTNKRLFKVLYRQDASSQITDVTSQVPMCQGVSMCPLSTFQHLADVLKPIPDINTVCNITS; from the exons ATgtttttatcattattttgTGTAATAATTGTGGCCGTTGGATGTTCCAGCAAAGATGGAAATGTCAAGTTGGAGTTTGTCCAAGCT atgtGGCGACATGGCGAACGTTCGGCTCTTGCTGACCTCTACCCAATCTACGAAAAGGACTGGGTATTTGGCGGTGGTGGGCTCGGCGAGCTAACTGGAAGAGGAATGGGAGAGATGAATAATTTGGGACGACTAATTCGTGAGCGTTATGTTaggaaattcaactttttggaaCCAAAGTACGCATCAAAGGAG gtATATTTTAGATCAACCAATCTGAATAGAACTATAATTTCTGCAATGTCTCTATTGTATGGACTATTCCCACCAAGTTTATATGATATTCCGA ATGTTGACTATCCATTCACCCCACTTAAATGGCTACCAGGACTTGCATTTGTTCCAGTACATGTTGATGGTTCAGATCAATGT GCTGCCAGTCAAAATTGCCCATGTCCAAGGTACGATTTTCTACAGCAACAAATGCTTACTCTGCCAGAAGTTCAACAGGCTTTTCAGCAG GTTATTCTTTTGAACCGACAAATTGCTCCACTTTACAATGTAACAACTGGAGTTGACACGTTTTACGTCTACCCAGACACGTGGAAATGTCAAAGAGCCTACTTCAATAAAACAATGTACGATAAGCTTCCATGGTATAACGAGCAACTTTATTCCAAGGCTGAAATAACGTATGCACCAATTAAAGGTTTTTTGGAAGGAAGTTTTA gtcAGCCGGCTGTCACTTCTAATGGGCTTGATGTCGCTTTTGAAATCCAACAAGTTCGCTCTGGAGTTATGATTAATGAGATTGTTTCTCGTGCCAGTGAGAAACTAAATTGTGTTGAGAGAGGGCAAAATTGTACAAGCTATTTGAATAAACTCAAGTTTTACGGATATTCcatt CACGACAACAACGTCTATGCTGTGTTGGTAGCCTTGGGAATCCCGCATATTTCCGCAACCGAAGATGGATGGCCTTCATATGCCGCTGCAATTTTCTTCGAGTTTTACAGAAATAGCCAGACGAATAAAAGATTGTTcaaa gtGCTGTATCGCCAGGATGCCAGTTCACAAATTACGGATGTGACTAGTCAAGTCCCAATGTGCCAAGGAGTTTCGATGTGTCCTTTATCAACTTTTCAGCATCTGGCAGATGTCTTAAAGCCCATTCCTGATATAAATACC